A genomic stretch from Helianthus annuus cultivar XRQ/B chromosome 1, HanXRQr2.0-SUNRISE, whole genome shotgun sequence includes:
- the LOC110931165 gene encoding uncharacterized protein LOC110931165 codes for MRLNTEDIHNIAVEVAKVMKNAQTGNVNQSGERHEESSAASTPVQREGMGERKNTIATMPLEGKGEYPKSKECTYKHFMSCKPQSFDGRKGVLEAQDWLNRMESVLDICECDDRNKVRFAVHMFEAEALHWWNIVVRTEGKEKVKEMKWEEFIHKFLAKYCPPSETEQLEVEFFQLKMGNKTYREYVSRFNDISRLVSYLALIEEQLINKFIWGLPSEMRVFIKSKSPKTFAETVEAGVVMAAEMILRQAESPAPKRKWEERKGDTRNNNFKRPKTFPQCQICKRFHTGECRFPCPNCKKTGHALQECKEKKKCFKCGDPNHMRSECPELKRNDRTQPNQPKGRAFVLTTEEAKTNTDVITGTYLVNDVYARVLFDTGANRSLVSTTFRPYLNQASQTLDHAFTVEMADGSQREIVDIVKNCKISLNNHVIPIDLMPMELREFDIVIGMDWLTPYHAKVICDKRIVRLRLPNGKQLTVSGDRTDKTKNLITIAQAHKCLRKGYVAFLAYVVNTTEKQKVEDVPVVREYPEVFPDELPGLPSDRQVEFRIDLVPDSNVL; via the coding sequence ATGCGTCTAAATACTGAGGATATCCACAATATAGCTGTGGAAGTGGCTAAGGTAATGAAGAATGCACAAACCGGTAATGTTAACCAATCTGGAGAACGACATGAAGAAAGCTCAGCAGCCTCCACGCCAGTTCAAAGGGAAGGAATGGGCGAAAGGAAAAACACTATTGCAACCATGCCACTAGAAGGAAAAGGTGAATATCCCAAATCAAAGGAATGTACTTATAAGCACTTCATGTCCTGTAAACCTCAGTCCTTTGACGGAAGAAAGGGAGTACTAGAAGCTCAAGACtggctcaacagaatggagtcagtATTAGACATATGTGAGTGTGATGACCGCAACAAAGTACGGTTCGCGGTACATATGTTTGAAGCTGAAGCCCTTCACTGGTGGAACATTGTGGTCCGAACAGAGGGAAAAGAAAAGGTTAAGGAGATGAAGTGGGAGGAGTTTATTCATAAGTTTCTTGCTAAGTATTGCCCTCCCAGTGAGACCGAGCAACTGGAAGTGGAATTCTTTCAGttaaaaatgggaaataaaacctaTCGAGAGTATGTTTCTCGTTTCAACGACATATCTCGACTGGTTTCTTATTTAGCATTGATTGAGGAACAACTGATCAATAAGTTTATTTGGGGTCTACCCTCTGAAATGAGGGTGTTTATCAAATCCAAATCCCCCAAGACTTTTGCAGAAACTGTTGAGGCTGGCGTCGTCATGGCTGCCGAGATGATTCTGCGGCAGGCTGAATCTCCCGCACCAAAAAGAAAGTGGGAAGAAAGAAAGGGGGACACCCGGAATAACAACTTTAAAAGGCCTAAAACATTTCCTCAATGTCAAATTTGCAAACGCTTTCATACGGGGGAATGTCGTTTTCCTTGTCCAAATTGTAAAAAGACGGGTCATGCTCTTCAAGAATGCAAGGAAAAGAAGaagtgtttcaaatgtggagacccTAACCACATGAGATCTGAATGTCCCGAACTCAAAAGAAATGATAGGACACAACCAAATCAGCCAAAAGGGCGTGCATTTGTACTCACCACAGAAGAAGCCAAGACCAATACAGATGTTATCACGGGTACGTATctcgtaaatgatgtatatgcgcgtgtgttatttgataccggtgcaaATAGAAGTCTAGTGTCGACTACCTTTAGACCTTACTTGAACCAGGCGTCCCAAACCCTAGATCATGCCTTTACAGTAGAAATGGCTGATGGAAGTCAAAGAGAGATAGTTGACATAGTTAAGAATTGTAAAATAAGCTTAAACAACCATGTTATCCCTATAGACCTAATGCCTATGGAACTTAGAGAATTCGACATAGTCATAGGAATGGACTGGTTGACACCATATCATGCGAAAGTTATATGTGACAAAAGGATCGTCCGACTCCGATTACCCAACGGTAAACAACTAACTGTATCGGGAGACCGCACTGACAAGACTAAGAACCTTATCACGATAGCACAAGCACATAAATGCCTAAGGAAagggtatgttgcctttttagcatATGTCGTAAACACTACAGAAAAGCAGAAGGTCGAGGACGTGCCAGTAGTACGAGAATACCCCGAAGTGTTTCCCGATGAGCTCCCGGGACTACCATCGGATAGACAGgttgagtttcgcattgaccTAGTTC